A segment of the Streptomyces sp. NBC_01235 genome:
ACGCCGACATCGTCAACCTCAGTCTGGGGCAACAGGACCGGCCCGGCGTCGACCTGGTGGAAGAGGCCGTCAACCGGCTCTCGACCGAGCACGGCATCCTCTTCGTCGCCGCCGCGGGCAACAGCGGCCCGGACGCGGGCACCGTCGCGTCGCCCGGGAGCGCCGAGATGGCGCTGTCGGTGGGAGCGGTCGACGGCGACGACGCCGTCGCCCCGTTCTCCGGCCGTGGTCCGGCCGCCGACGGCACGGTGCTCAAGCCGGACATCACGGCGCCCGGCGTGGACATCACCGCCGCCGTCGCGCCCGACAGCGTGATCTCCCGGAGGGTCGGTGAGCAGCCGCCCGGATACGCCACGATCTCGGGAACGTCGATGGCCACCCCGCACGTCGCGGGCGCGGCGGCGCTGCTCAAGCAACGGCATCCTGACTGGACGGGCGCGCAGCTGAAGGCGGCGCTCGTGGCCGGTGCACGGCCGTCCGGCGCGGGTGCGCTCGTGGAGGGCGGCGGTCGCGTCGACGTCGCCGCGGCGATCGGGCAGACGGTGGTCGCCGAGCCCACGTCGCTGGCGTTCGCCCGCCAGTCCTACCCGCACGCGGACGACGAGCCCGTCGCCAAGCAGCTCACCTACCGCAACCTCGGCGGCGAGCCGGTCACCTTCGACCTGTCGGTGGCCGCCACCGGACCCGACGGAAAGGCCGCGCCGGCGGGCATGTTCACGCTCGACGCCCAGCGGCTGACCGTCCCCGCGAACGGGACGGCCACGGTCGGTCTGACGGCCGACACCCGACCGGGCGGCGACGTCAACGGCGTGTACACGGCGGTCGTGACGGCCGGCGGCGCGGGCCAGTCCGTCAGGACGAGGGCGGCCGTCGAGCGCGAGATCGAGACGTACGACGTGACGGTGCGCCACCTCGACGCCGACGGCGAGCCGGCCACCGCATACTGGCCCTCCCTCAACGCGCTCACCGGTTCCGGCGTCGGGCACGAGGTCGACGCGAAGAACACCTCGACCGGCGTCTACTCGGCGCGTCTGCCGAAGGGGATCTACTACCTCGACGCCACGATCGGCGGCTCGGACGGGAGCCGGAGCATGATCACGGCGCCGCACTTCGAGGTCACGAAGGACACGACGGTCACGCTGGACGCGCGCACCGCGAAGCCGATCGAGATCACCGGTCCCGATCCGGACGCGGAACGGGTGTACGCCGAGATGTTCACCGAGCTCAACACCTCTGAGCTCGGCATCTCGGCCGGTCTGCTCGGCACCTCCTTCGCGACCCTCCGCAGCGCACAGCTCGGCCCGGACTTCTCGACCGAGGGCACCCTGTACCAGGGTTTCAGCGCGCTCGACGTCAACGGCACGAAGCAGTACCGCCTCGCCTACGGCGACAAGGTGACCCGGCTGGCCACGGGCTTCGAACGGCAGGCGAAACCGGCGGACCTGGCGAAGATCGGCACCCGGCTGGGGGCCACGGTCCCCGGAAAGCAGGGGGTGCTCATGGCTCAACCGTTCGTCCCGGGCATCTTCGGCTCCATCTTCACCCCGGGCGTGGCGCGTCCGCTGCCCGTGGCGACGACCACCTACGTGACGACGGGCACCGACTGGGCCATCGGCCTGGATCAGCTCGACGACACGGCGAGCTATCCCGAGCTGTCGCACGGTGCGGGGATCCAGCACTACGAAGCCGGTAAGTCCTACCGCCGTGACCTGGGCATCGGGGTCTTCGGCCCGGCGCTGACGACGCGCGAGAGCGAGGGCGTCACGCGCAACGGCGACCAGATCACGGGCTGTCTCAGCCTCCTCAGGGACGGCACGGGCAACTCGGGCTACGGCAACGACGACACCCGCTCGGCCACGCTGTACCGGGACGGGGTCGAGGTCGCTTCCTCGCCGTACCTCCTGAGCTGCGGGAACGGTGTCACCGTCCCGGCGGAGGCCGGTGACTTCCGGCTCACGGCGACGGCCACCCGCGGCGGCCCCTCCGCCACGCCCACCGAGGTCGAGGCGACCTGGACCTTCGCCTCCGGCCACACCACCGCCGAGGAGGCACTGCCCATCTCGGTGGTCCGTTTCGCGCCGCACCTCGACGGCGACTCGACGGCCCCTGCCGGGGCGGTCACCTGGGTGCCGGTGACCGTTGTCGGTGCGGCAGCGGGCGCGAACCTCAAGTCGCTCACCGTCGAGATCAGTTACGACGGCAAGACCTGGAAGAAGGTGGCGGTGGGCAAGCTGGGGATCATCGTCCGCACCCCGGCGGCCGGCCAGAGCATCTCGCTGCGCGCCGCCGTCGTCGACAAGCAGGGCAACACCCTCACCCAGACGATCCACAACGCCTACCGGGGCAAGTGACCCCGTACGGCAACGGAGCGGCCCGGTCGACATACCCGTCGACCGGGCCGCTCCACCTGCAAGAAGTGTCCTTCTGAGGGCTACTGGCCGCTCACGGCCTTGCCGAGGTCCAGGGGGGTGGAGGTGGCGTTCGGCGGCGGGGTGAGCACGATCAGCTGCTGACCGGCCGGCGGGACCGGCGGGGTCATGTCCGACTGGGGCAGCTTCGGCGGGGTCGTCTGGTTGAACAGCGTGGTGTCGAAGTCGACCAGGCCGGTCTGCTCCATCACCGTGATGTGGTCCAGAACGGTGTCGTTGGCCTGGTCGGCCAGGGAGCGTATCAGCGTGTTCTTCGTCGTCGAGCGGATCTTCGCAATGGTGTTGAAGATCGAACCGTGCGTCATGCGCAGGATGTTGGCGAAGTCGACGTCGAACTGCTTGCCCTGGTCCGCCTTGAGGGTGTTGACGAAGCCCTCCTGCTGCGGACTGGCCACGTTGGGGATCGTGATGTTCAACATCGGCGCGATCTTGCGGCAGGACTCGTCCAGCGCCGCGTGCCCGTCGATCAGGTGCTGGCTGGCGGTGAGGACGCCCTTGCTCTGCCCCTTCTGCAGCCCGATCTGTCCCACCGGGTACTCCCACAGGCCGGCTGCCCGCACTGCCACCACGAAGGACCGGTCCCCTTCCGTCAACGGCCCCCACTGTGTGTTGGCGATGACCCGGTCGGTGGACGTCGACACGGTGGAAAGCCCAAGCATCGATGGGTACGCGAGGGCGCCGAGCGTCAGTGTCAACGCGCCGCCCACGAAGAGAGTTCCCATCGCGTTCCGCGAAAGTGGCACCGTTCCTCCTGCCCGGTTGGGGAATCCGCCGATGTGCCGTCGATGTGTCGTCGCCCGGCGGGTCGGACAGAGAGAAATACGAACGCGAGCCGGTTCGGACTCACCGAGCCGGCAAAAAACTTTGGTGACGAAGGGGCGTGGGGGATGGCAGCGAGGCTGGTCGGCATCACGTACTACCCGGTGAAGGGCTGCGCGGGAACGGCGCTCACGGAGGCGACCCTGACGCACGCCGGACTGCTGAACGACCGCACCTACGCGGTCGCCGACGAGAAGGGCGACCTGCGCTGGCAGTGGGGCGATCCCCAACTGGCCCTGATCACGCCAGAGTTGACGGAATCCGGCGAACTGATCCTGAAGGCGCCGGACAGGCCGCCGGTCATGGCGCAGGACGGTGGGGACGTGAACGCCTGGCTCACGGACGTCCTGGGCACCCCGAGCACCCTGGTCCGCGCACCGGCAGGCAACGCCAACCGTCTGCACGTCATCTCCCGCTCCAGCCTGGACGCCCTGAACCACCGCATCACCGAACGCGGGGCCGCCCCCGTCCCCATGACCCGCTTCCGCCCGAACCTGGTGGTGGACGGCTGGCACACCCCGCACACGGAGAACGGCGCGGCGCGTCTGTCCATCGCCGGCACCGAACTGGCCTTCACCGAGGGAACGGTCCGCTGCGCGATCACGATGGTCGACCAGACCACCGGCCGCCGATCGGGCCCGGAACCCCTGCGCACCCTCGCGGACCACCGCCGCGCGGCCGACGGCGGAGTCGTCTTCGGCGCGTACTTCGAGGTCCGGCGCGAGGGGAAGATATCGGTCGGGGACGAGGTACTCCTACCCGAGGAGGATCAGACGTCCGTGACGAGCAGCCGGTAACCGACGTCGACGGCGTCGAGGCCGAGCGGCTCGGAGTGGTGGCGGCGCCAACGACCAGTCGCCAGATCCTCCTCGAGCGCCGCGAGCCCGGGCGCGGAGCACCTCCTCACCGGTCTGCGCGAGCAGCGAGATCCCGGCTCGCGGTGGGTGCGCAGGGCGCGGTTCATGGTGTGCACGCGGAGTGACTCCTGGACGCTGCGCCGGGCGGGACCATGTTCCGCCGGTGGGGTTCTCCCGGACCGCGACCCCGTTCGTGGGCTGGGTTCTGACCTGGCTTTGCCGAGATTGGCGAAGCCTTGACCGCTTCGCGGGGCATTCCGGGCGAGTTCGCGGGCGAGTCCTGGTGAACCCTCGGCCTAGATTCGCCGCATGTCCATGCCACAGCGGCCCCACCGGCCCGTAAGGGCTGCCGCCACGCGTCCCCTCCCTGTCCTGCCCTACCGCAAGCCCACCAAGGGCCGCGACTACTGGGTGATCGACGACGTCTTCCCCGAGGCCGACATCGAGGGGATCCGCGCGCGCTGCCTCGCCAAGGACGACTGGGTCGAGGGATACCCGTACACCTCGGAGAGCTGGCCCGGACTGCGCACCATGCCGGGGCTGGAGCCGGGCGAACTCGGGCGGGTGGAGCGGCTGGTGCGGAAGGCGACGGGGGCGCAGAGGCTGTGGGTGCAGCAGGCGCCCGGCGGCGGCACCCTCAACCACAACTGCATCCAGGTGGTAGGCGAGGGGGAGAGCACGCCCCGGCCGCACTCCGACTCGCGTGCGCTGTGCCGGTACGCCGCCGTGCTGTACCTCAACCCGTCCGTGCCCAAGGACTGCGGGACCAGCTTCTACCGGCAGTCCCTGGCCGGCGGGCGGCTCGGCGGCAACGTCGTCCAGGCCCCGCACAACAACCTCGTCGAAGCCCTCGGTACCCGGTTCGTCGCGCCGGACGCCTTCGAGGAGGACGTACGGGTGCCCCACAAGTACAACCGGCTGCTCCTCTACAACGCCAACCTCATCCACAGCGCGACCGGTTACTCCGGTACGACGCTTGAGGAGAAGCGGATGACGGCCGTCTTCTTCTGGATGGCCTGAGCCCGCGTCAGTACCGCACCGCCCGGGCCACCTCCGTCTTCACCGCGCCGGAGAGTGTGCGGTTGCTGCGGGCGGTGGCCTTGCCGGTCTTGCCGGCCGGGACGTCCGAGACGGTGACGAGGACCGTGTCGAGCCGGTTGCCCCCGGAGTCCTTGAAGTCGACCTGGACGGCGAAGGACTTCGTCGAGTCGGCGCTGTTGGTGACGGTGACCTCGACCGTGCTGCGGTCGCCGTCGGTGCCCGGCGTGCCGAGCTTCACGTCGCCCTCGACGTCCACCCCGCCCTTGATCTGGTCGAGCTCGCGGCCCACCTCCGCCGTCGCCGAGGCGAACGCCGACGATGCCTCGGAGGCGAGGGAGGACGCGGCCGCGGTGGCCTCCCTGCCCAGCGACTCGGCGGCGGAGGCGGCCTTGCTGGCCGCCGACGACACGGACGAGGGGGTGTTGTCGTCCGAGCAGCCGGTGAGTGCGACG
Coding sequences within it:
- a CDS encoding S8 family peptidase: MRKRLNGPGRVVMAAALALAAGVVTALPATATAAPWSVLPSAAAASPTGTGTATAPVSHWITLITGDRVGVSAAGEPVRIVPGKGRENMPVKVERTKDHTLVLPFDAQPLIDKGQVDERLFDIRELDGAAYRKHQGSSGTGLIVSYQDTAAGGTALKAARSLKSELREDGGAKVRRSLPTIGAEAVTVPDAATKDVWETLTRPAGKALDGQRTADPGLRRISLDGMRRASLDKSTAQIGVPAARQAGYDGKGVRIAVLDTGVDETHPDLQGRQEAEQNFSASPDAMDRFGHGTHVASIAAGTGAKSGGTYEGVAPGARILDAKVLDDDGYGSDSDIVAGMEWAAAQNADIVNLSLGQQDRPGVDLVEEAVNRLSTEHGILFVAAAGNSGPDAGTVASPGSAEMALSVGAVDGDDAVAPFSGRGPAADGTVLKPDITAPGVDITAAVAPDSVISRRVGEQPPGYATISGTSMATPHVAGAAALLKQRHPDWTGAQLKAALVAGARPSGAGALVEGGGRVDVAAAIGQTVVAEPTSLAFARQSYPHADDEPVAKQLTYRNLGGEPVTFDLSVAATGPDGKAAPAGMFTLDAQRLTVPANGTATVGLTADTRPGGDVNGVYTAVVTAGGAGQSVRTRAAVEREIETYDVTVRHLDADGEPATAYWPSLNALTGSGVGHEVDAKNTSTGVYSARLPKGIYYLDATIGGSDGSRSMITAPHFEVTKDTTVTLDARTAKPIEITGPDPDAERVYAEMFTELNTSELGISAGLLGTSFATLRSAQLGPDFSTEGTLYQGFSALDVNGTKQYRLAYGDKVTRLATGFERQAKPADLAKIGTRLGATVPGKQGVLMAQPFVPGIFGSIFTPGVARPLPVATTTYVTTGTDWAIGLDQLDDTASYPELSHGAGIQHYEAGKSYRRDLGIGVFGPALTTRESEGVTRNGDQITGCLSLLRDGTGNSGYGNDDTRSATLYRDGVEVASSPYLLSCGNGVTVPAEAGDFRLTATATRGGPSATPTEVEATWTFASGHTTAEEALPISVVRFAPHLDGDSTAPAGAVTWVPVTVVGAAAGANLKSLTVEISYDGKTWKKVAVGKLGIIVRTPAAGQSISLRAAVVDKQGNTLTQTIHNAYRGK
- a CDS encoding DUF4142 domain-containing protein, with the translated sequence MGGALTLTLGALAYPSMLGLSTVSTSTDRVIANTQWGPLTEGDRSFVVAVRAAGLWEYPVGQIGLQKGQSKGVLTASQHLIDGHAALDESCRKIAPMLNITIPNVASPQQEGFVNTLKADQGKQFDVDFANILRMTHGSIFNTIAKIRSTTKNTLIRSLADQANDTVLDHITVMEQTGLVDFDTTLFNQTTPPKLPQSDMTPPVPPAGQQLIVLTPPPNATSTPLDLGKAVSGQ
- a CDS encoding MOSC domain-containing protein produces the protein MAARLVGITYYPVKGCAGTALTEATLTHAGLLNDRTYAVADEKGDLRWQWGDPQLALITPELTESGELILKAPDRPPVMAQDGGDVNAWLTDVLGTPSTLVRAPAGNANRLHVISRSSLDALNHRITERGAAPVPMTRFRPNLVVDGWHTPHTENGAARLSIAGTELAFTEGTVRCAITMVDQTTGRRSGPEPLRTLADHRRAADGGVVFGAYFEVRREGKISVGDEVLLPEEDQTSVTSSR
- a CDS encoding DUF6445 family protein — protein: MSMPQRPHRPVRAAATRPLPVLPYRKPTKGRDYWVIDDVFPEADIEGIRARCLAKDDWVEGYPYTSESWPGLRTMPGLEPGELGRVERLVRKATGAQRLWVQQAPGGGTLNHNCIQVVGEGESTPRPHSDSRALCRYAAVLYLNPSVPKDCGTSFYRQSLAGGRLGGNVVQAPHNNLVEALGTRFVAPDAFEEDVRVPHKYNRLLLYNANLIHSATGYSGTTLEEKRMTAVFFWMA
- a CDS encoding FxLYD domain-containing protein → MPRTKGVLALTAAICAVALTGCSDDNTPSSVSSAASKAASAAESLGREATAAASSLASEASSAFASATAEVGRELDQIKGGVDVEGDVKLGTPGTDGDRSTVEVTVTNSADSTKSFAVQVDFKDSGGNRLDTVLVTVSDVPAGKTGKATARSNRTLSGAVKTEVARAVRY